The segment attatattttgttttcaacaaATATAATCAATTGAAAATGGTTCGAAAACTCAAACCATAAGTACATAAcgaatatatatcatatttttttccaaTATGTACTATATTATCTACTTTTGAATTTACATTCCTATAAATAATTCCGATAAAAGGTCTATTTTTTTACTGTATccaaaatagtttatatattgcAAATTTCATTATCATTGTTAGGTTAATCATGGAGAACAAACCCAacaattcatatatttatatacaattcctgaaaattcaaaaaaaaaagatttagaaTAAACCCAAAAAATGTATACAATCCTCTAAAACAAATAAAGAATTAACATAAGCAATCACAAGGACCTTAAACTCAAGACATTTAAAGAATATTTCGGATATGATTTTGAATATTGCATATTGATAATATGGCTCATGTAAATTAACTCAGTCTCTAAAAAGAATTCGGAGGTTTCAACCGAAAACTTTGTGACGTCCAAGTCATGCGTTTTCACTGAGAGTAATATATTCCCAAAGATATGAGATCTATAAGTGAGAAATCATGTTCGAAGATTAGACATTCTATATTCATATGTGGTTAGTGGGTTGAAACTCTCTTTTAAAGAATTCATGGAGTTATTGATATATGTAACTAGTACCTCTCTGACTTGGTGGTGAGTACCTCTCCCATGAGCCTCCTTTGAATTTGTTATTTATAGGAGGATGAGGATCGTTTAGTGACTCTCTATGAGAGGATTTTTCCTTTCCGATTTGTTTCATCGCTCATTCTAAGTATAGTATAGGTAGCCCAACTTGGAATATGGTAAATTTCTAACGTGCATACCTGACATTTTTGTTTTATCATCAACTAAAACAGACACGTACTGAATCTGAAAACCAAATCTAGAGTTCTGAATCCATAAAATTGTCTCTGATAAAATATACTTCATTAACCAAATATTTGAAGTGATTTAATGTTTAAgggatttttaataattatgaaGATTTGGGTTCAATTTAGGAAAAGATGAATGCattcataaaataaattgtattaaGTGGGTAATCAAAATAGTTCATGTATTATTGTagcaaatttaaattatttcagATATTTTAAGGGAATAATTCTCCCTGGTTTATAAGGaatattattaatttgaaaCGTTAATTATGTTAAATGTATACTTTAAAACAATGTGAAACATTATGAAACACATACAACTAATCATATATGATTATTcatagtttagttttttttctaaaaacaattccttgttaaaataaattattcatgTCTGATAACAAATCAACAATTAATGAAAATGTTTCATCAATAAATAGCATcatgtatttaattttagtaATCGATTGATAGCTACATAATCaaactatgtttttaaaattgagAGATTTGAAAACTAACTCTTAGATCCGATTGTAATGGTTATagctttaaaaattttgttgtagaaaaaaatctgatGTGGCTTTAAACTTTTGGTTTTACAAAGCAGCtgtatgttattttaaaaactgtgattgtgaaatttttattaaaatttgattgcTGTAAATTTAGTGCTATAGAAATAAATGGGGCTGTGGacaataccctttagactcataAGTTAGAACCTTGAGTATGATCATACGATTACTATCCCTTCATCAAATCTTAAACAAATTGACTTAAAAACCGTCATTGTGAAAACAATTATCTGTGTTtggaagagagaaagaaagacaaaatataaattttaaacttggGTGGTTTTGGTTCGGAAGAGACACTCAAAAATAATGAAGGCCAAGTCATTTTCGTCGAGTGAGGagtgtttaaatattttgttaccTAATTAATTTCGTTAATATGATAAACACTCCAATTAATAAATGATTATTGTTCTAATgacggcaaaaaaaaaaaaaaaacttttcaaatataataattccACTTGCAGGAAAAGTCTTCCACCTGCTTTTACATCATCAAACCCTttttctcatctctctctctctagggaAGAAGACAAGAGTCAAAACACAGGAAGCAATACGAACGCGACAATCCGAGCATCCATGGCCGTTTCTTCCTCTCTCACCAAACCCTAATTCCAATTTCCTCCCCTTTCTCTCTCCTTTTCCATATATCAAATGGATCTCTCCGACGACGCCGCCGCCGCCAGAGGAGGTTCTCGCCATCTAGTCGATCCCTCTCTTTCAATCGTCCCCAGATCTACTCCTCCCGAAGACCCCACGACCTCCTCCCCAGCGACAGCGGCGGCGACTACTTCCGGAGTTGTAACGAAACGTTCGACGAAAGACCGCCACACGAAAGTCGACGGAAGAGGGCGGCGAATCAGGATGCCGGCTCTCTGCGCCGCTAGGGTTTTCCAGCTAACGAGAGAGCTCGGGCACAAGTCCGACGGAGAAACCATCGAGTGGCTTCTCCAGCAAGCTGAGCCGGCGATAGTCGCCGCTACTGGCACCGGAACCATCCCGGCCAACTTCTCCTCTCTGAGCGTCTCGCTCCGAAGCAGCGGCTCGACTCTCTCCGCGCCGCCGTCGAAGTCGGTGCCTCTCTACGGCGCTCTCGGGCTGACTCACCATCAGTACGAGGAGCAAGGAGGGGCGTTTGGTGCTCACACGCCGCCGCTTCTAGGGTTTCATCACCATCTCCAACAGCATCAACAACAGCAACATCATCAACAAGCTCCGGCGGAAACGATTCCGGGTCCCGACGGCGAGAGTTTCTCGAGGAAACGGTATAGATCGGTTGATTCGTCGAAGGAGGACGGTGAAGGGAAGCAAAACGAGAACAAATCTTTGAAGGAAAGCGAACCTCCGGCGGCTGCCACGGGGGCGCCGATGTGGGCGGTGGCTCCGACGAATAGGTCCGCCGGTGGGAACACCTTTTGGATGCTTCCGGTACCAACCACCGCCGCCGGGAATCAGCCAGCTGCTATGGAGAGCAGCAGCAACGCCAGCCGTGCGCATATGTGGCCGTTCGGAGGCGGCGGCGCCGGAGCTGGGGGAGGAGGTGCGACTCATTTTATGGCGGGAACGGGGTTTAGTTTTCCGATGGATCAGTACAGAGGAAGTCCGCTTCAGTTAGGTTCCTTCTTGGCTCAGCCGCAGCAACCGAATCAGAATATAGGTTTGAGTATACCGGACTCTAATCTTGGGGTGCTTGCCGCTTTGAACGCGGCGTATCCGAGAGGTGGAAACGCAAACGCGGAACAAGTGAACAATGCCGTGGAACATCAAGAGAAGCAGCAGCCACAACAGAGCGATCAGGATGATGATAGTAGAGATGAGAATTCAAATAGCGATGGGTGATTGATGACTAATCTTATGAAGCATTGAATTTGGTAagagtttaatttaaaacgttTGTAGCGGTTTGAATATTTGTTGCGAGGTTTGTGTGAAGTTTGATTATTTGTTTCGAGGTTTGTGTGTGTTGTAGTACTAGTAGTCTTTAGAGAAGAATTTGTGTGTGAATGAATTGTTTCATGAGAAGAGAATGTTTTCATTGTATAGGAGGAATGATGGATGGGACCgtgattttttttctctgtgtttcttatattttcgagGATTAGTTTTGCAtgcttaaattagaaaaatccTACGACCGTTGCATTTAATCGCAACTTGACCTATTTTCAACTGGGCAAATCTCTaaaatagcacctttctaattttatatcagaaaaatagcactcaaaaactaaaatgaccaaaatattattttatcttttgaaaaatttaaattttttattttttaaaatttgaaatcttatccccaaaaccttacttctcaactctaaaccctaaaacataaactctaaaccctaaattctaaaccctaaactctaccccttgaatgctatttttgtgacttttggccttgaatTCTAGTTttggaacaaaaacttgatttagtgctattttggtatttttctcttttcaacTCCTGAATTGATTATTTAACAACAATCAAAACACAATTGAGATACTTTTTGGgtgcttttaaaaaaattacatgatcTTTGTGGTTGGAGACATGGGTTTCATCGACGCATGTGaattttataactattttaacaTGCAACCTCAgcattgatttttttcaaaaacaagaaaaaaacctcagcattgatttttttcaaaaacaaaaagaaaacctCGGCATTGATTCTTTATGATTGAATATTTAGACTTATAATTcaagataatattatttaattgtgGTTACTGAATTGACAACAATTACCATCGGATTCGATTGTTTCAGGcgtttaatattattattttatactagTTGATGTCCTGCACCTTctgcaaattaatatatttatacatttaacaatttttaattctaaaatttatttttataaaataataattattaaattagatacaacttttaaattatttataaattataaatttaaatattcataTTGGTAATCAATGTATTAAAGtatgttattttgtttcatatttttatttatgtgatgTAGACTTTGGATCAAAATCTTTTTTATAGTAATAACTAAATTAGGAAATTTTGTATTTGAAactaacatatattatatttggacTGAAAAGAAATCATGTGGTGctaaaaagattataaaaaaaatcacaaatataaaacattaactaaataacaatagtTTAAGagtgttcaatatggtaaaatcGAACCATTCAAAaacgaaccaaaccgaaatagagAAAATAGTTTGGATTTGGAAGGATCGAggatgttattttaaaaaaacaaaataatattaatcattaaaattataaaatgagagaaaagtaATGATGATATTATTGGTAGATATTGTTAATATCTAGTTATTAATtcctaaatatcatgataattatatattaaaatatattttttagaaaatattagtatatatatatatcggtataatagattaattattaattattttaaatatcataataaatgtataaatatcaaaataaataaattaaataataatataaattaaactaatGGTTTATCCTAAAATTATggaaatatgaaaaataagaaaattaactaAGGAAACCGattaattcatatatattagtatacttatatataaattttataataatctgtatttgatcaatattttcagtaaaaatcagagaaatagctataatattagtcattagatttataaaatgagagaaaaatAATGATGATATGTATTAATTAAATGTCCTAAatcatgataattatatattaaaatatattttataaaaaatattagtatatatatcgGTAAAatagattcgggtttattaattattttaaatatcatgataaaaatatagatatcaaaataaaaaaaattaataataatattaattaagctaatgatttatcctaaaatcatggaaaagatgacaagtaagcaaattaaataaaatcatggagaatatgataaataagccaaattacttcataaataatagtatagatttaatagtctaaaacaaatatttttcctCATTACCTATTTTTAACGTCTACAAGCCATATTATTTCCGAATGTAAAatgatttagattttttaattgtttcacaaagataaattttttatattttaaagtattttttaatatttaagaaaaacattaaatgaaaatatttgaattgattgaGGTTTAGTCATTTATAAACCCAACGCACGACATCACGACATTAGCAAACATCAAACCCTTATAATTAGAACCCATCTAGAAATAAATAGGCATTTGCCTAGGACCCCTTATAATGTAAAAAAAACGAGACCCCTAATCcctaatttttttgtatttagtaaatataatcAGTAGATTTTACCAGATTTCAGATCTAGTTtttgtttgaaacttttttgttaTAATCTGTTTTAATTGAGCTATTTAGATAAAGATTATGTCAGGTTTTAGGTTGAAAAGCCCTTAATATTAGATCTGAGTTGAGTTATTGTGGTtgaatttgttaaaaaaaaaagatggataaaataaaacattttgtatttttcatttaaaaataatgatttttgaataaatcaaaatataagaGATCCaaaactttttgttttgtttttgtttttagagCCTCTAGAGTGAGGCATCAAGAATCTGTAATCAGTATCTGCTCTCGGCTGCCGCCTCCCTTCTTTCACTCTAACCACCACAACAATGTCTATCCTTCTCCCCACCAATTTACAACAATACCCTTCTCCCTCCCTCTCCCCTTCCACTCCACTCCTCTCCCCGTCTCCTTCCTCCGCCTTCTCCTTCCTCGGAACTCGCCGTAGATGCCTCAGATTCGTCACTTCCTCCGTCGCCTCCCTTCAATCCTCCGTCGCGATCGGTTCCGCCCCCGCTCGCGCCGCTGTTGTTGTGGAGAGAGACCAGATTCGTCTTGGTCTCCCTAGCAAGGGTCGCATGGCCGCCGACGCCATCGATCTTCTCAAAGTGAGAATCAATCAAAATGGATCTTTGTATGGTGTTTGAATAGTGATTATCTTGATACAGTTACTGACGCTGCTTAAGTAACCTCGTTATGATTCTAATACTCTGTTTGCGCTTACGATTATTGGTGTTTTTAAAAGATCGAATCTTGGCTACTTCGTTGAAGCTAGAAGAAGCTGAATCTTcctatttgtttgtttatttcttaTGTGCAGGACTGTCAACTGTTTGTCAAACAAGTCAATCCTAGGCAATACGTTGCACAAATCCCCCAGGTGTGCATTCAAGGCGAACTCAGTGCctgcatttttatggtttttgtGTTTGGTTTGATGGCTTATATTTGTAATGTTTACTTTTCCTCCAGTTACCAAACACTGAAGTCTGGTTCCAACGGCCAAAAGACATTGTCAGGAAGTTACTTTCAGGAGATCTGGATCTCGGTATCGTTGGTCTTGACACTCTTAGTGAATATGGTCAGGTAAGTGCTTTGATAtcatgttttgagttgtttgatttccttttttaatttagatgtttgaattttccttttttagGGAGATGAAGATCTTATCGTTGTCCATGAAGCTCTCAACTTTGGAGACTGCCATCTCTCCATTGCGGTATGCTCTTCTTATCTATTGTGTTTTGGGGTCTATGTATCATTACCGCAGATGGGTATCTTATTGCGTGTCTCAAATGATCTCAGATACCCAACTATgggattttcgagaacattaaTTCTCTCAAGGAGCTAGCAGAAATGCCACAATGGAGTGAGGAGAGACCATTGCGCGTTGCTACTGGCTTCACTTATGTATGAGTTACAGATTCTCCTTTTGGCGCGCCGTTGTCAATAATTTTCTCTCAGGATGTTATCTagcttcaaaataatatttgggAATGATTCAACTGGTTTCTGCAGCTCGGCCCCAAATTTATGAAAGAAAATGGTATAAAGCATGTGGCCTTTTCAACTGCGGACGGAGCACTGGAGGCAGCTCCTGCGGTGAGATTACTCTATTAAAGTCTTTCTTCAACACTAGGCTGATAACGAGTCTTCCATATGAATATAAAAGACGTCAACTTCTGCGTAGACATGATTACATCTTGTGTAGTAATGTGTTAGATCCATCTACATGGTTGCTATCTCTAACCTTCGTTGTTTGTTAGAGGTTATTCCTCTAGTCTAGTCTGAACTTAGAATAATGGAAAGACTATGTGCTGTTTCTGGAGGATAATCTCGATAAGCTTATAATGTCCTGACTCAATATCTTACTATTAGGCTGTGACGTGAAAGATTTTTCTAGCCGTGCAAGCAGCCTTAGACATGATTCTTTTGTGTTGACAcatatttttcttgttaattagATGGGTATAGCTGATGCCATATTGGATCTTGTGAGTAGTGGGACAACACTCAAAGAGAACAACTTAAAAGAGATCGAAGGAGGCGTTGTGCTGGAAAGTCAGGTGATGCGAAGTTTCTTTTTACTGGAATCTGCATATAATCTATTACTTGTCATTATTACTGATCATTTCTTTGTAAAACTTTCAGGCGGTACTTGTGGCAAGCCGAAGAGCATTGACCGACAGAAAAGGAGCGTTAAACACAGTACACGAGATTCTGGAGAGATTGGAGGCCCATCTGAAGGCAGATGGCCAGTTCACTGTACGCACTTTGTTCTTAGTGATGATTTTTTTCCACTTATTCTTGCTTTCACTTTCGTTTCTCTAATATTTTCATTCCAGGTTGTTGCCAACATGAGAGGAA is part of the Brassica rapa cultivar Chiifu-401-42 chromosome A09, CAAS_Brap_v3.01, whole genome shotgun sequence genome and harbors:
- the LOC103838634 gene encoding transcription factor TCP8; the protein is MDLSDDAAAARGGSRHLVDPSLSIVPRSTPPEDPTTSSPATAAATTSGVVTKRSTKDRHTKVDGRGRRIRMPALCAARVFQLTRELGHKSDGETIEWLLQQAEPAIVAATGTGTIPANFSSLSVSLRSSGSTLSAPPSKSVPLYGALGLTHHQYEEQGGAFGAHTPPLLGFHHHLQQHQQQQHHQQAPAETIPGPDGESFSRKRYRSVDSSKEDGEGKQNENKSLKESEPPAAATGAPMWAVAPTNRSAGGNTFWMLPVPTTAAGNQPAAMESSSNASRAHMWPFGGGGAGAGGGGATHFMAGTGFSFPMDQYRGSPLQLGSFLAQPQQPNQNIGLSIPDSNLGVLAALNAAYPRGGNANAEQVNNAVEHQEKQQPQQSDQDDDSRDENSNSDG
- the LOC103838635 gene encoding ATP phosphoribosyltransferase 1, chloroplastic; amino-acid sequence: MSILLPTNLQQYPSPSLSPSTPLLSPSPSSAFSFLGTRRRCLRFVTSSVASLQSSVAIGSAPARAAVVVERDQIRLGLPSKGRMAADAIDLLKDCQLFVKQVNPRQYVAQIPQLPNTEVWFQRPKDIVRKLLSGDLDLGIVGLDTLSEYGQGDEDLIVVHEALNFGDCHLSIAIPNYGIFENINSLKELAEMPQWSEERPLRVATGFTYLGPKFMKENGIKHVAFSTADGALEAAPAMGIADAILDLVSSGTTLKENNLKEIEGGVVLESQAVLVASRRALTDRKGALNTVHEILERLEAHLKADGQFTVVANMRGNSAEEVAERVLSQPSLSGLQGPTISPVYCKQDGKVSIDYYAIVICVPKKALYESVKQLRAVGGSGVLVSPLTYIFDEDTPRWGQLLTNLKL